A window of the Deltaproteobacteria bacterium genome harbors these coding sequences:
- a CDS encoding phenylacetate--CoA ligase family protein, whose translation MELYPVSMRSGLVARVNSALAVARRSVFWKQRLEKLPERIASLEEFAEWPITKAEEVADVPVEDRVAVEMVRIERVLASSGGPQTAKYFGYTLEDVQCRALGDDFVDLGVPSSGFVLNLTPESWGGGTLLIQMARRAGMSIVSPPLQMLGAFLPVLLRRMRFRAVLSLPSKVPGLVSSLEAVGVNPGKLGIELVMIGGEVVSPWLVEYIGAKFRAKVINLYGSVDPGGLGHGLGAEVLLYGANYYESVNGELVVTNLEAQGSPAVRYALGDEIEVLEPGHRPRIVVRGRKVDGFETREGKIWARDIEDRLFRELGRPTAYSIVVGRDSVVLEAVADATALSRVEASLAPLFLMDFRTHPVAPDGIEPSPGKLRRVKKSE comes from the coding sequence CCGCTCGGTTTTCTGGAAGCAACGACTGGAAAAACTGCCAGAGCGGATCGCGTCCCTCGAAGAGTTCGCGGAATGGCCGATCACGAAGGCGGAGGAAGTGGCCGATGTTCCGGTCGAAGACCGGGTCGCCGTGGAAATGGTCCGCATCGAGCGCGTACTCGCGTCGTCAGGGGGGCCTCAGACCGCCAAGTACTTCGGCTACACCCTCGAAGACGTCCAATGCCGCGCTCTGGGAGACGATTTCGTCGATTTGGGTGTTCCGTCCTCCGGTTTCGTTCTCAACCTGACCCCGGAGAGCTGGGGCGGCGGCACCTTGCTCATCCAAATGGCGCGACGGGCCGGCATGTCGATCGTCTCCCCTCCGCTGCAGATGCTCGGCGCGTTCCTGCCGGTGCTGTTGCGCCGCATGCGTTTTCGCGCGGTGCTCAGCCTTCCCAGCAAAGTTCCCGGCTTGGTTTCCAGTCTTGAAGCGGTCGGCGTCAACCCGGGAAAACTGGGAATCGAACTGGTGATGATCGGCGGCGAGGTCGTTTCGCCCTGGTTGGTCGAGTACATTGGCGCGAAGTTTCGTGCCAAGGTGATCAACCTATACGGCTCCGTCGACCCCGGCGGCCTGGGGCACGGACTGGGTGCGGAGGTCCTTCTGTACGGAGCCAATTACTACGAGTCGGTGAACGGTGAATTGGTGGTCACGAATTTGGAGGCGCAAGGCTCGCCAGCCGTCCGCTACGCCCTGGGCGATGAGATCGAGGTTCTGGAGCCCGGGCATCGACCGAGGATCGTCGTGCGCGGCCGCAAAGTCGACGGCTTCGAGACCCGGGAAGGGAAGATATGGGCGCGGGACATCGAGGACCGACTGTTCCGGGAACTCGGTCGTCCGACCGCCTACAGCATTGTGGTCGGCAGGGACTCCGTCGTGCTCGAAGCGGTGGCCGACGCGACCGCACTGAGCCGTGTGGAGGCTTCGCTGGCCCCTCTGTTCCTCATGGATTTCAGGACGCACCCGGTCGCGCCGGACGGGATCGAGCCGTCGCCGGGGAAACTGCGGCGCGTTAAGAAAAGCGAATAG